In Lolium rigidum isolate FL_2022 chromosome 3, APGP_CSIRO_Lrig_0.1, whole genome shotgun sequence, the genomic window ACCGTGTCTTGGAGTTTGGGGTCGATCATCAGCGTGGTGTTCAGTGTGTGtccatgcataagaaccaaggTTTCATGTTCCATTTATGCCTACTACTGCATGTTGTCAGCTATCTCGCGTGTTTGCGCTTATGCCAACCTCACGCGCTCTTGCCAATGTTGCTATGCCGAATGTGCTATACGGACGCAGTGAAGCCGCCAAGAAAAACACCAAATCAGCGCTTGAAATGATACTAATTATTTCCAATAAAAGTGAACAAAAACATCACCAATATGCTATACCTTCCCAAAGAATTTGAACTGTTGAAACGAACGAATTACATGCGTGAATTCACTCGGAAGACACAAGCAGGTGCAGAAAAATAAAGAGCACAAACAAATTGGATGCCGTGATGGTTCATTAGTAGCGGTTGACGACCCTGCAGTTCCTCCTGATTTCGCCTTGGTTACCGGTCTTGACTCCGATGGCGCCCATCTTGACCATTGCCTTCTTGAACTTGTCCTCCCATAGTCCACGGATGTTGGCATTGTCAAGCACCATCTGAGTGGTTGCCGGTGTGGTAAGAAGTGCGGCGTCCGACGTGAACAAGACCTTGTGTGCGAGGACGTTCTTGTAGTACTGGTTGTCCAGCGCGTTGGGGGTTACGACGTCCTGGTGCACCGTGGGGTCGTTTGCTGTGGTCGGGTTGGCGGGGCATTGCCTTCTCAGGACGCCAGCGAGGGCGGTGTTGATGTCGGAGGGGACGGCGAGGCGGTCAGAGAcgaacactacaggaatggagctatatgccgagggccgggaaccctcggcgtaggctgctttggccgtcggcgtaggctacgccgagggccgccctcggcatagctcctcggcatGTAGCTCCTCGGCAAAGCAactatcgccgtcggcgtagcccggccctcggcgtagcatgctatgccgacggcaaaaccctcggcatagacttttaaaaaattcaaatttccattttccaaaaaaattcaaaaaaaaaaattcgaaaaaaaaaatatatttttctatatgccgacggtaaaaccctaggcatagacttttaaaaaatttgaaattttaatttcttttacacaattttttttcttttttttcttttttttttcttttttttctttgacccaatacacttttaactctaactacacttaatcttaggtcaaattacaatcatggttaaacttcccggtcggtcacccatcctcacactactccagttctccagcacgcttaacttcttggttccattcggatgagcttccgttATAGAATTGACaactcttgctgataataatagcatatcaaccctattaacccttgaaccgtgatgcacacctctttattttggaaaatcccaaacaattacttaagtagacaacaatgaatatataagtaataataatattaaattcaaataacaataaaatgattttattttttggtcttttttctatttaatatggaataattaatatctttaaatcggaaaatcgaaattccacaaataatatgtctaaatcgatcagaaaaatgagaggaatctaaatataacatccatatcatcatttgaaccttaaaattagaggaatccaaatatgactccCAATTTTCCATGTGGCCAAAGcgcccctcgggagatgcgaaatggccgtatcgggcgggactggtgcaccgttcgctaaCACGCTAaatggacaaaaattagcacataaagtgatgtgttatagacctaaaaacattttttgcggaatttattgagcgatggaaagtgtacccctagttcaaattcggtcagtttccagcgggttCGGCGGGACATCGCGAGGAATCCGCATGGATTCCCGGATAGCTAGAGagtacatatggcatgtgatatatgatgcggaggcggtgtcctaccactacgcggaggtctcgctcaatactaaaatgcgtctcatgtagtcgcttcacaaaaaaacccgttttggcaccacgaaaatgaaaaaaccatcacccatgggtcggattggaaatccgctcctggggccttgcttcccatcccagggaccactcacgtgccaaatatggcctcgttccgacaaactatgtggtgtcacgggccgtttcctactcatttgccctaaaagccatagaactccggacgtgatagccctgtttgtgaagggttttccaaaataattgccgtatcctaattctgacttttggagtggttactaggacacataaaatgacgccatgcggctccgcgggattttctgacttcgtttaaattgccatttgaccaaaacgggcccccacggagatgcggtatggccgtgccgggcgcgctggtgcccccgtttaccatcgcgctaaacggaaaaaaattcacacataaagtgatatgtcctagaactaaaaacatttttccggaatttattgagcgatggaaagtgtacccctagttcaaatcatgtcactttccggcggattcggcgggacaccgcgggaAGCCGCATGAATTCCCGAGATAGCTAGCACGTACATATGccatgtgatatatggtgcggaggcggtgtcctaccactacgcggaggtctcgcgtaatactaaaatgcatcccatgtaggctgcttcacaaaaaaacccgttttggcaccccgaaaatgaaaaaaccatcacccatgggtcggattggaaatccgctcccgggaccttgcttcccatcccggggaccacgcacgtgctaaatatggcctcgttcgacaaactatgtggtgtcacgggccgtttcctactcatttgccctaaaagccatagaactccggacgtgatagccctatttgtgaagggttttccaaaataattgccgtatcctaattctgacttttggagtggttactaggacacataaaatgacgccatgcggctccgcgggattttcgacttcgtttaaattgccatttgacCAAAACGggtccccacggagatgcggtatggccgtatcgAGCGCGCTGGTgcccccgtttaccatcgcgctaaacggaaaaaaattcacacataaagtgatatgtcctagaactaaaaacatttttcccggaatttattgagcgacggaaagtgtacccctagttcaaatcatgtcactttccggcggattcggcgggacaccgcaggaagccgcatgaatTCCCGGATAGCTAGCGCGTACATATGccatgtgatatatggtgcggaggcggtgtcctaccactacgcggaggtctcgcgtaatactaaaatgcgtcccatgtaggcttgcttcacaaaaaaacccgttttggcacctcgaaaatgaaaaaaccatcacccatgggtcggattggaaatccgctcccggtgccttgcttcccatcccggggaccacgcacgtgcgaaatatggcctcgttcagacaaactatgtggtgtcacgggccgtttcctactcatttgccctaaaagccatagaactccggacgtgatagccctgtttgtgaaaggttttccaaaataattggtgtatcccaattccatcttttggagtggttactaagacacataaaatgatgccatgcggctccagcgagattttttgacttcgtttaaattgccatccggctaaaacaggaacactgaggacatataagaaagtgattgaattgtttctatattaacatggtactgtacatgattcaaatatgcatgattttgacatgaaTGGATAGATGAtgtttttatgaacattttgatacctcatacgcatttttctgacatcatatgaattagttatgatttttacaaaattagacaaatttgaaaaatggctacgccgagggtggccgtcggcgtagccctgtctacgcctagggccaaagatatgccgagggttgccctcggcgtagacctcgctacgccgacggccgcgctACGTCGAGGATCGGATGAGGAggctggccaggccaggccatacgccgagggccccgacttttggccgtcggcgtataaaaggccctcggcgtatcgcgccattcctgtagtggaagGATGAGCAATGTGAGACCCCAATCGTATGGGCGCCGGAAAGAACCACCATGTCCTCTGTGTCAAGCCCTTTAGCGGCGAAGCTGCCGATGAGCTGAGTGATGTTAAAGAATGGAGGCGGCAGGTTAGAGAGGGCCTCAGTGAAATTGGAAATGCGCCCATCCAGGCGGCCTGCCGGCATGTTGATCTTGACCGTCATCCTGCTGAGGAAGTAGGCCGCATCACGGCTGGCGAAGGCAACAATGTCAGCGCATGATACCACGCCTGGGCATGCCTTTTCCACGGCGTCTTTGGCCGCGTCGATGGCCTCGAAGCCGCGGAGGCTGGGAAAGTTGGGAGGGCTGAGCTTCTCTGGCTGCGGGTTGGCCGGTGTTGGGTCCAGGAGGACAGAGGCATCACATCCCTCgacgaagcagtcgtggaagaaCATGCGGATCAGCCCGGCGCCGATGCCAGCGTTCTTGTAGACGAACTTCTTCACCTCATCCCTCACGATGGCCTCCACGCGGGGGCATGACTTCTTGTAGTAGCCCACCTGCAGGCCATGGCACGCCGACGACAAGAGCAACGCGCATGTCAGCGCAATCGAAAGCTTAAGCGAAGCTGAAGCCATTATCTTCTTCAGCTCTTAACAACAAGACTTTGTGTACGAGAGAGCGTGGGCTAAAGAGTTATAATGAAGTGATGAGAGGTGTTGAAATGTTGCTTGTCAGGAAGGGCTATTtatacacacatgcatgcatcgaGATATAACTTGATAAGATCACTATAGTACTTGAAAGTTCAAAGTTTAGTTGGCTCTATCATCATATGAGTGGCCATGGTCTCGTAATAATTGATCAGCATCAGTGATCTAGCTGTTATGGAACATGGGGCTGCTGGAGCTTAATTATTGGCTAATATATCTTTGTCATTCACTGAATTATTCCTTCTCCCAGTACTTCAGAAACTCTCATTgcatggtttgttgtgaacgaaaCTGTAGTTTCCTGATGTGGTATGAGATGAGCATGTTGCAGGTTCGTTGAGAGGTctgaggcgatttacacaaaaataaccctttgttgcaactatagcacaaactgaccctccggcgaaactatttcacccatctaacccttttgtgtggcaccCCTCAagccggcgccacacctcactgcgTGGCGCCCGTGTccgcggcgccactctcccagcctacGTGGCGGCCTCAACGCTGAGCTGTtctcccatccgacgtggcaggatgtgtggcgctgatggaggggcgccacacatccacttataattggcaaaacatactgtaagacaattctcctgggacttagccgttttggcgaggctgtatgtgtggcgccgacgccatgggcgccacatagtgaggtgtggcgccggtgccacgggcgccacacaaacagcctcGCCAAAATGGCTAAAGACTAAACTTCCGGAGCCCTGGATGTTTTCCACATATAACTTGCATTGTGTGGCGCCTGTGTCGTCGGCGCCACATTgtgatgtgtggcgcccatgacgtCGGCGCCACACAATGACTTTTGCTAATCCATGAAATTTTGTACCTTATTTCAACAgttttcaatacta contains:
- the LOC124698410 gene encoding peroxidase 2-like encodes the protein MASASLKLSIALTCALLLSSACHGLQVGYYKKSCPRVEAIVRDEVKKFVYKNAGIGAGLIRMFFHDCFVEGCDASVLLDPTPANPQPEKLSPPNFPSLRGFEAIDAAKDAVEKACPGVVSCADIVAFASRDAAYFLSRMTVKINMPAGRLDGRISNFTEALSNLPPPFFNITQLIGSFAAKGLDTEDMVVLSGAHTIGVSHCSSFVSDRLAVPSDINTALAGVLRRQCPANPTTANDPTVHQDVVTPNALDNQYYKNVLAHKVLFTSDAALLTTPATTQMVLDNANIRGLWEDKFKKAMVKMGAIGVKTGNQGEIRRNCRVVNRY